Genomic segment of Marinitoga sp. 1197:
TTACTATTGTTTCTATTGGATACATAATGGGAATGGTATTTTACGAAATAATCGATGAGCAAACAATTGATGAGCAAACAAAAGAAATATTAGAAAATCAAGAAAATAAAAAAAGGATGGAAAGAACAGATGAAGTATAGAATAGTTGTATCTGGTGGAGGTACAGGAGGTCATTACTATCCTGCTTATGCTGTTATAAAAGAATTAGAAAAAACAATTGATTTTGATTTAACCTATTTTACCATATATAACAGATTGGATGATATTAAAGTTTCTAAAGATTTTCCTTATGCAAAAAAAATATCCTTAAAGGTAAAAGGCCTTAAAAGACCATTATATTCATTGGAAAATATAAAGATTCTATATAATACATATAAAAATTATCTATCAATAAAAAAAATTATAAAAAAAATAAATCCTCACTTTGTAGTTCTCACAGGGGGATATGTAACTGTTCCTGTTGGTCTTGCTGCAAAAAAATTAAATATACCTATATTTATTCTTGAACAAAATAAAATAATGGGTGTTGCAAACAAAGTTTTAAGCAATTATGCAGAAAAAATCTTCCTAACATATAACAACACAATAGGCAATAAATTCCCAGAGAAAAGCATAGTTAGCGGAAACCCTTTAAGGATTCCTGAAAAAATAGATCGAGAAAATTTATTAAGCAATCTTAATTTTGATTATAATACCCCATTGATTACAGTATTTGGCGGAAGCTTGGGTTCAGAATTTATTGATAATTTGATGAAGAATGTTTATAATGTTTATAACAAAATAAAAAATGTCAATTTTATTCATATATCTAAAAACTTAAAATCAACATGGGATAATGTAAAAACATTTGAATATCTGGATAATCTTACGGAATATCTTGCAATTAGTGATATGGTTATTAGTCGTGGTGGTGCAACCAGTTTATCAGAGATTGACTTTTTTGATTTACCTGCTATAATTATACCGTGGGAAGGTTCTGCAGAAAATCAACAAACTTTAAACGCAAAAGCTCTTAAGAAAAAAAATATTTGGATATTTAGAGAAAACAATGTTAGTTATAAAGATATAGTAAATATAATATCTAAAGTTAAGACAAGAAAAACTTATACTATAAATAAAGAAAATCCGTCTACAATTATTATAAAAACAATTTTAAACTCATTGGGAGGCGCCTGAAATGAAATACTTTTTTTCCGGAATAGGTGGAATAGGAATGAGCTCATTAGCTCTTTATACGAAATATAAGGGGTTTGATGTAAGTGGATCAAACAATGTAGAGAGTGAAAGAACAAATTATTTAAAAAATAAAAATATTGACATAAAAATAGGGCATACAAAAGAAAATATTTTAAATACTGATTTGATAATAAAAAGTACAGCTATAAAAGATTCCAATCCAGAAATTAAATATGCAAAAGAATGGAATATACCAATTCTTAATAGAATGGAATATTTAAATTATATTTTAAAAAACAACTATAGTATAGGGATTACTGGAACAGATGGAAAAACAACTACAACTGCAATGATATCACACATTTTAAAAGAAGCGCTTTATGATCCTACAGTATTTTTAGGAGGAATTCATGATAGTTTAGAAGATGGAAACTTCAGACTCGGTGCCGGACCTATAATCAGTGAAGTGGATGAAAGCGATGGCTATATTAGAAACACAATTCTGGATGTATCTATAATAACAAATTTAAGACCAGACCATTTAGAACATTATAATAATTCTTTCGAAAATCTTATAGATTCTCTATATAATCATGCATCTAATGCCAGAGATTTTGTGTTGTTAAATGGTGATGATGTTATTTTAAATACATTTTATGATAATTTCGTTATAAAATTTGGTACAACTAATAATTCAGAATACTATTTTACAAATAGAATACCTCATGGATATTATCAAACGTTCGATGTCCATTATAAAAATAAATTTATAGGAAAAATAAAAATGAATTTGCCAGGTGTTCACTATGCTTATGACGCCATAGCAGCCATTGCATATTCACTGGAAATGGGAGTTAGTTTTGAAAAGATATGTAAGGCTTTTGAAACATTCAATTCAGTAAATAGAAGATTTAATGTCCTGTTTAAAAATAGCCATATTTTTGTTGTTGATGATTATGCGCACACTCCAGAAGAAGTTGAACATACTATTAAAGCTGCAAGAGAATATTTCCCAGATTATCCTATAATAGCTATATTTCAACCACATAGATACACTAGACTATTCAGACATTATCAGCAATTCAGCCAGGTTCTAAAAAATGCCGATAAAGTTTTTATATATAGAATATATTCCGCCTTTGAAGAACCAATTGAAGGTGTAAATGAATTAAAAATGGCAAAATTAATAAATGATTCCGAATTTATTAATTCTGAAAACGAAATGATTGATAAAATATTAAATTTAAGTGAAGGAGTATTCTTATTTTTAGGCGCAGGGGATATAACAAATGTGGCTAAAAAGGTAAGCAAAATATTCACGAAAAAATATGAAAATGTTATATGAAATTTATATATAACATCAGCAAAAACACTAATATATTAAAAATAATATGGGCATAATGCCCATATTATTTTACTTCTTCAAGAGTATCTAATATCTTAACAATTTTATCAAGTTTTGTCATTTCAAAAATTTTTCTTACCTGTGGCTGTAAACCAACAAGAATTAATTCTTTTTTCAAATTTCTCGATTCTTTCAATAAACTCACAACCGCTCCAAGACCTGCACTGTCGATATATGATACTAAAGACATATCTATCACATATTTAGTATGAGATAAACTTACAAGTTTCTCCTTTGTTTTTTGCTTAAATGTTGCTGAATGATAAGCATCAATTTCTCCTTCAACCTTAATCAAATAGAAATTATCCTTTTCAGAAAAATCAACTGTAAAATCCATTATAACACCTCCATTTTATCTTCAACTTTTTATAAATTATACCATATTTTTTTATTATATTCAAAAAATAAAAAAATACAAATTATTTTGTAATTCTGATCAACTAATAAAAAATAAAATTTTATTTTAATTTTTTTTATATCGATATTGTTTTT
This window contains:
- a CDS encoding UDP-N-acetylglucosamine--N-acetylmuramyl-(pentapeptide) pyrophosphoryl-undecaprenol N-acetylglucosamine transferase, which produces MKYRIVVSGGGTGGHYYPAYAVIKELEKTIDFDLTYFTIYNRLDDIKVSKDFPYAKKISLKVKGLKRPLYSLENIKILYNTYKNYLSIKKIIKKINPHFVVLTGGYVTVPVGLAAKKLNIPIFILEQNKIMGVANKVLSNYAEKIFLTYNNTIGNKFPEKSIVSGNPLRIPEKIDRENLLSNLNFDYNTPLITVFGGSLGSEFIDNLMKNVYNVYNKIKNVNFIHISKNLKSTWDNVKTFEYLDNLTEYLAISDMVISRGGATSLSEIDFFDLPAIIIPWEGSAENQQTLNAKALKKKNIWIFRENNVSYKDIVNIISKVKTRKTYTINKENPSTIIIKTILNSLGGA
- the murC gene encoding UDP-N-acetylmuramate--L-alanine ligase, coding for MKYFFSGIGGIGMSSLALYTKYKGFDVSGSNNVESERTNYLKNKNIDIKIGHTKENILNTDLIIKSTAIKDSNPEIKYAKEWNIPILNRMEYLNYILKNNYSIGITGTDGKTTTTAMISHILKEALYDPTVFLGGIHDSLEDGNFRLGAGPIISEVDESDGYIRNTILDVSIITNLRPDHLEHYNNSFENLIDSLYNHASNARDFVLLNGDDVILNTFYDNFVIKFGTTNNSEYYFTNRIPHGYYQTFDVHYKNKFIGKIKMNLPGVHYAYDAIAAIAYSLEMGVSFEKICKAFETFNSVNRRFNVLFKNSHIFVVDDYAHTPEEVEHTIKAAREYFPDYPIIAIFQPHRYTRLFRHYQQFSQVLKNADKVFIYRIYSAFEEPIEGVNELKMAKLINDSEFINSENEMIDKILNLSEGVFLFLGAGDITNVAKKVSKIFTKKYENVI
- a CDS encoding STAS domain-containing protein — translated: MDFTVDFSEKDNFYLIKVEGEIDAYHSATFKQKTKEKLVSLSHTKYVIDMSLVSYIDSAGLGAVVSLLKESRNLKKELILVGLQPQVRKIFEMTKLDKIVKILDTLEEVK